TTGCAAGAGTTTATTTCAGATTCTTCGAGTTTCCATGACTATGAACATAAACAAAAGTACCAGGAACAAGTTGGAGAGTATGATTGGTTCACGGTTGGATGAATCAACATTAGATAATCTGCTTGTTCCTTCTGCTTATGGAGCTAATTACTTATATGATGTGAATCTTGTTCTGAGGCTTTTGAAAGCGTTTTTTCGTGGAGGTATTTCTCAGTTATCTGCtcttcaattgaagaaagtggcTAGCTTGATGGATTTGTATATAGCAGAAGTAGCCCCAGATCCTCGTTTAAAACCGTCGAAGTTCCAGGCACTCGCCATGGCACTGCCAGATTCTGCTAGGGACTCTCATGATGAGCTTTATGGTGCTGTGGACATGTATCTACAGGTATTGCAGGATCTAAAACCATTTCCTGAGTTGCAAGTTATTAAGCATTGTACAGTATATGGTTGACGACATTAATactgaaaaaatatatagtgtgtttaatcaaaataTGTTATAAATGTTCCTTATAAATGTTAATGTAGTATGTGAATATATAAATGTTATACCATAGTCGGATCTCTACAGCTTCAAAGTCTTTTgaacattttaaaattaaagcTTTTTCTTATATCTGGTGTGATTTGACtaagtaaattttttcataGGTGCATGCAGGATTGTCAGAAGAAGAGAAGTTGAAGATATGTTGTGCATTGAACTATGAGAAGCTGTCAGCTGAAGTTTGCATACATCTTGCTCAGAACATAAAGTTTCCAGCAAAAACTGCTGTCCAAGTTCTCATTTCTCAGCAATGCCAACTCAAAAGCTTACTTCATGGTACCAACAATTACAGCGCATACACTGATCGGCTCTGTACTTCTACTGAAGTCAGAAGCAAGGGAATGAAAGATGAAGCCAATGGACAAGTTGAGCTCTATGATGGGAAACTAGATGTTTCCTCTGATTGTAGCAAACTCAGAGCACAATTGCAAGGAATGCAATGGAGGGTCATGGAATTGGAGAAAGCTTGTAGGAAAATGCAAACTCAGACGGCAAAGATCATAAAATCTAGATTATCAGGACACGGTCATACAAGATCCTTGCCCAGGCTTTGTTCATGACACAAACATTATGCAACATTTGTATTTATTATGGAATTTATCATATTTGTATAGCTTGAGGAATGGATTTATCATATTtctaggaaattttttttttttccctttctgcAGAGCCAAAGGTGACCAAAAGTCAATTAGAGTAGCATCTTTTCAGAGATACAAGGAAAGAGAGGACTAGGGTTGtacaaaatacttaaaaatcaGCCTGAACCGATCAGACCGGTCGCCAAAGCTGGGAACCGGCAGAGAACCGGTCGGCCGACGGTAGGATTTGAGCCAAATTGATGTTGGCCGATTCGGTTCGCGGTTCGACCCAGGGAAAAACAGCTGAGGTCGAATAGCGAACAGCCGACGTCATCTTacctatatattttttcaactatacTTATATGAAACAATGTTgtttcacttaaataagtgaaataaCGTTATTTTTGGGATGCAATGTGTAAAAAAGATATGTATTAGCACTGTCAAACGGTGCCGCTTTGATTTAGGGTAAATATATCCTCTTGAAGTCTTCATCGTCTTCAAGTTTCCATCTCTCTAATTAAGCGGCACAGCCATGGCCCATTGCGACTGCCAACCTCTCCCTTCCAACGACGGCCAACCTTTCTAGCAAACCTTCCAACAACGACGTAGCGGCACCATCACAGATTCACAAATCTCTCTCTCGATTCTTCCtcgatctctctctccccacttcCAGCGACACCATCAAAGATCCACATCATGATAGATTGTATAatgtatttgtaattttgttgtTTGTGATTTGTTACAAcaaattttacttctttttttttttttttctttttttggattGTGTTTGGAAAGCCTTGGTTTATGGATTGTGAAATGTGAATGGTGATGGGAAACCGATTCCCAAACCGCAGAACCGATCAAACTTCCACCAGTTCCCTTTCTCCCTATGATCGATTTCGATCGAGAAAGATGTAGATTTTAGGTATCGGTACAGTTTTGGTTCAAGGCATCAGTTTTCAACCCTAGAGAGGACTGTCGGGTTCTACCATAGTGTTTTATGTTACTTCTGTTTCTTTTCCCTTCTAATATTTTGGCATAGGTCTTCAAGGTCAGGTCATCATCCCCAACCTTATCCTCCAGTACCCTTTTTAGTAGTGTAAAATGGAGATATGTGAAGTTATAAGAGCTTGTAAAATCACTAAACATAATGGAATTCTTTTCCAAAAAAACCACTAAACATAATGGAATTCTTTTCCAAAAAAAACCTGTGGAAGCAAGTCTAATGTCGCAATATATAAATCTTGGTGTCTCTCCTTTTCTATTTCTTcagtttattttcatttcaagtTATGGAACACTCTAAGCAGCGTGCTATCCTTCAAATACTACTGTGGATAAGTCAACCATTTTGTTAGCATCCAAACTAGATGAAAAAATGGACCAAAACTTCTATGAACCATAATTTAAAATCTTAGGTTAGGTTTGAAAAGAGATGATTCtatctcattttaatatctaaacactacaaatataaatactttttaatttaaatttttaatctaattattaactttcccaaactttaaaaaaaaaacataaaaaataatttaattttttcaaatcccaaaacaaaaattatattaaaaaatgatattttaataatattttaactttataatatttttatccaactttttctctctcattttctaaaatctcataaaaaattttaaataaaaccatttctaactcatctcaactcaaatatctcactaatattcacaaactatttattTGCTAAAGAAAACATGTTATTTACCAAAACCTCATAAAAATGTAGAGCTTCAAAAAAACAAGTTATTTGCCaaagaaaattctatttacaaCATCAACCAGcaaagcagagagagagagagagagagagagagagagagagagagagagagagagagagagagagagagagagagagagagagagagagagagagagagagagagagagagagagagagaaccggaAGATTTGGGAgtgaatttaataataaaagaatagttAGAATACTTACCTCTAACCATTGTTGATTAAGTATTCGAAGGAATCAATTATTTATGGGTTGTGAATCCTCACAAATTTCTATATGGGGAATATTGGACAGAGGTTTTcagtctattttttatttacattaatGTTGTGACTGATGGAAAcacacatttatataaataggccAAGACCCATATCTACAACTTTCTAGGAGTTGTTTCCTTCTATCAAGAATTATAACCATTCGTTTATCAATAAGtagtatctttattttaattacccAGAATTTAATACTACAAAaaagttattaaaataaata
The genomic region above belongs to Carya illinoinensis cultivar Pawnee chromosome 4, C.illinoinensisPawnee_v1, whole genome shotgun sequence and contains:
- the LOC122306158 gene encoding BTB/POZ domain-containing protein At3g22104-like: MSLLHCPVNFMEIDNAISGISKLQEQTEKSLEEISYWTWSELLVALKRWQDLLPVESSSGVIQRCLDSLAGRLVLATETSPCPSTSSQDSPGFRFSCDTNSTKSLKTSLSRATWWFDDLLILSPFLVEMVVKSMVAQKLDHVIISRFLLYYQKSKFCAATPHERRKIIETVIETLYTLEGSSVSCKSLFQILRVSMTMNINKSTRNKLESMIGSRLDESTLDNLLVPSAYGANYLYDVNLVLRLLKAFFRGGISQLSALQLKKVASLMDLYIAEVAPDPRLKPSKFQALAMALPDSARDSHDELYGAVDMYLQVHAGLSEEEKLKICCALNYEKLSAEVCIHLAQNIKFPAKTAVQVLISQQCQLKSLLHGTNNYSAYTDRLCTSTEVRSKGMKDEANGQVELYDGKLDVSSDCSKLRAQLQGMQWRVMELEKACRKMQTQTAKIIKSRLSGHGHTRSLPRLCS